In Hoeflea ulvae, one genomic interval encodes:
- a CDS encoding efflux RND transporter permease subunit produces MNFVDVAIRNARLTLAVLLFLIVAGSMAYVSIPKEAEPDIQIPIIYVSLSYSGISPEDSERLLLRPMETRLKNITDIKEMRSTAYQGGGNVIIEFMAGADLSKALDDVRNKVSDAKPDLPQGADEPTVNEVNISEFPVLVVTLAGDVPERALTRSARELRDRIEEVTGVLDASLQGARDDLVEVIIDPVKLSSYGMQLDQLIAGVNASNSVVAAGALEGDEGYYAVKVPLLIETAEDVANLPIIAGSNAVVRARDLATIRSTFKDAETITRLNGKPAIAIEVSKRTGANLIETVDAVKEVANEFKTLLPEGAVIGFSQDKSTSIRQLLGDLQNSVLTAVILVFIVILYALSGRASLLIGFAIPASFLMGILALSLAGLTVNIVVLFSLILAVGMLVDDAIIVTEFAERRMTEGMDRTEAFSLAAKRMAGPVIAATLTRVAAFSPLLFWPGMVGEFMKYMPITLIATLSASLLYALVFTPTLGAMFAKPTIEEGPKRDGLYMRFVARAVRHPFIVVFFTLAALIIVPVAYGKYGKGVEFFPNVEPDYGLLYVHARGNLSLEEKDAAVRKVEQRILGWPGLTSVYTRVGKVSGGGNDVSEDVVGVIQYEFVDWRERKAAGEILDDFRRELTGFPGVDIEVLVPQGGPPTGKAIQIQLSAADPSGLADVARKVAAQLEATPGVIDISDGLPPPGVDWEIKVDRAVAARYGIGPSSVGTVVQLVTSGLKLTDYRPAGADDAVDIRLRLPEDRRTLSTLDDLRIETAQGSVPISNFVTREPAASVGTLTRIDGVRTITISAGISEGLQADPVRQGIVAELEKANLEALGIRWKLAGEDEEQKAAGEFLSKAFGAAIFLIFVVLLAQFNKFLSVALVLSAVVMSTIGVFLGLLIMGQPLGIVMTGIGIIALAGVVVNNNIVLIDTYDHLRREGIDKLDAILETCRERARPVVLTAVTAILGVLPIAFGVNLEILAHETTYGAPSTQWWISLSSAIVFGLAFSTILTLVVTPSLLMIVTRSKDSRITAWWQRMKARVGLGRKPAAPDARPEPAE; encoded by the coding sequence ATGAATTTTGTCGACGTTGCCATCCGCAATGCGCGGCTGACGCTGGCTGTCCTGCTGTTTCTGATCGTGGCGGGGTCGATGGCCTATGTCTCGATTCCGAAGGAAGCCGAGCCGGACATCCAGATTCCGATCATCTATGTGAGCCTGTCCTATTCGGGGATTTCGCCAGAGGATTCCGAACGGCTGCTGCTGCGGCCGATGGAAACCCGGCTGAAAAACATCACCGACATCAAGGAAATGCGCTCGACCGCCTATCAGGGCGGCGGCAATGTGATCATCGAGTTCATGGCCGGCGCCGATCTGTCCAAGGCGCTTGACGATGTGCGCAACAAGGTGTCCGACGCCAAGCCGGACCTGCCGCAGGGGGCGGACGAGCCTACCGTCAACGAGGTCAATATCTCGGAATTTCCGGTTCTGGTGGTGACGCTGGCGGGCGACGTGCCCGAGCGCGCGCTGACCCGCTCCGCGCGCGAGCTTCGCGACCGCATCGAGGAAGTCACCGGCGTGCTCGACGCCTCGCTGCAGGGTGCACGCGACGATCTGGTCGAGGTGATCATCGATCCGGTGAAGCTGTCATCCTACGGCATGCAGCTCGATCAGCTGATTGCAGGCGTCAACGCTTCCAATTCGGTGGTGGCGGCCGGCGCGCTGGAAGGCGACGAGGGCTATTACGCGGTCAAGGTGCCGCTGCTGATCGAGACCGCCGAAGACGTTGCCAATCTGCCGATCATTGCCGGCTCCAATGCGGTGGTGCGCGCACGCGATCTGGCGACCATCCGCTCGACCTTCAAGGACGCCGAAACGATCACCCGGCTCAACGGCAAGCCGGCGATTGCCATCGAAGTATCCAAGCGGACCGGGGCGAACCTGATCGAGACCGTGGATGCGGTCAAGGAAGTGGCAAACGAGTTCAAGACGTTGCTGCCCGAAGGCGCTGTCATCGGCTTCAGCCAGGACAAGTCGACCTCGATCCGGCAATTGCTCGGTGATCTGCAGAACTCGGTGCTCACGGCGGTGATCCTGGTGTTCATCGTGATCTTGTACGCGCTGTCGGGACGCGCCTCGCTGCTGATCGGCTTTGCCATTCCGGCCTCGTTCCTGATGGGCATTCTGGCGCTGTCGCTGGCAGGACTGACTGTCAATATCGTGGTGCTGTTCAGCCTGATCCTGGCGGTCGGCATGCTGGTCGACGACGCCATCATCGTCACCGAATTCGCCGAGCGCCGCATGACCGAGGGCATGGACCGGACAGAGGCGTTCTCGCTGGCGGCCAAGCGCATGGCGGGACCGGTGATTGCTGCGACGCTGACCCGCGTCGCCGCGTTTTCGCCGCTGCTGTTCTGGCCCGGCATGGTTGGCGAGTTCATGAAATACATGCCGATCACGCTGATTGCGACGCTGTCGGCCTCGCTGCTCTATGCGCTTGTGTTCACGCCGACGCTGGGCGCAATGTTTGCCAAACCGACCATCGAGGAGGGGCCCAAGCGCGACGGGCTCTATATGCGCTTTGTCGCGCGCGCGGTGCGCCATCCGTTCATCGTGGTGTTCTTCACGCTGGCTGCCCTGATCATCGTGCCGGTTGCCTATGGCAAATATGGCAAGGGCGTCGAGTTCTTCCCCAATGTCGAGCCGGATTACGGGCTGTTATATGTGCATGCGCGCGGCAATCTCTCGCTTGAGGAAAAGGACGCGGCAGTCCGCAAGGTCGAGCAGCGCATTCTCGGCTGGCCGGGGCTGACCAGCGTCTATACCCGCGTCGGCAAGGTCAGCGGTGGCGGCAATGATGTCAGCGAAGATGTCGTTGGCGTGATCCAGTATGAATTTGTCGATTGGCGCGAGCGCAAGGCCGCGGGCGAGATCCTCGACGATTTCCGCCGCGAGCTGACCGGTTTTCCCGGTGTGGATATCGAGGTTCTTGTGCCGCAGGGCGGTCCGCCAACGGGCAAGGCGATCCAGATTCAGCTGTCTGCGGCCGATCCTTCCGGCCTGGCCGATGTCGCGCGCAAGGTTGCTGCGCAGCTTGAGGCGACGCCGGGCGTGATCGATATCTCCGATGGCCTGCCGCCGCCGGGCGTGGACTGGGAAATCAAGGTCGATCGCGCCGTGGCTGCGCGCTATGGCATCGGTCCGTCCTCGGTGGGCACGGTGGTGCAACTGGTCACCAGCGGTCTGAAACTGACCGATTACCGGCCTGCGGGCGCCGATGACGCAGTCGACATCCGGCTTCGGCTGCCCGAGGACCGGCGCACCTTGTCGACGCTGGACGATCTCAGGATCGAAACCGCGCAGGGCTCGGTGCCGATTTCCAATTTCGTCACCCGCGAACCGGCGGCGAGCGTCGGCACGCTGACCCGGATCGACGGGGTGCGGACGATCACCATTTCCGCCGGCATCAGCGAAGGCCTGCAGGCCGACCCGGTGCGCCAGGGTATCGTGGCGGAACTGGAGAAAGCCAATCTCGAGGCTCTGGGGATCCGCTGGAAACTGGCGGGCGAGGATGAAGAACAAAAAGCCGCCGGGGAGTTTTTGTCCAAGGCCTTCGGTGCCGCGATCTTCCTGATCTTTGTGGTGCTTCTGGCCCAGTTCAACAAGTTCCTGTCGGTGGCGCTGGTGCTGTCGGCGGTGGTGATGTCGACCATCGGCGTGTTCCTGGGGCTCCTGATCATGGGGCAGCCGCTCGGCATTGTCATGACCGGCATCGGCATCATCGCGCTTGCCGGCGTGGTGGTGAACAACAACATCGTGCTGATCGACACCTATGACCATCTGCGGCGCGAGGGCATCGACAAGCTCGATGCGATCCTCGAAACCTGCCGCGAGCGTGCCCGGCCGGTGGTGCTGACCGCGGTCACCGCGATCCTCGGCGTGTTGCCGATTGCGTTCGGGGTCAATCTCGAGATCCTGGCGCATGAGACAACCTATGGCGCGCCGTCGACGCAGTGGTGGATTTCGCTGTCGAGCGCGATCGTCTTCGGACTGGCGTTCTCGACCATCCTGACGCTGGTGGTGACGCCGTCGCTGCTGATGATCGTCACCCGGTCGAAAGACAGCAGGATCACCGCCTGGTGGCAGCGGATGAAGGCGCGTGTCGGGCTTGGCCGCAAGCCGGCGGCGCCCGATGCACGGCCCGAGCCCGCCGAGTAG
- a CDS encoding efflux RND transporter periplasmic adaptor subunit, whose translation MAMPRFHTVAAFVVLAVSAAWVLTGEFSSIGSAAPDASEEAARTEQAAAAEPAKILRTVAVMDADFIEHNRIIRISGVTAPDKRSTLATRSAGILGELKIEKGDRVEAGDVVLVLDGEEKQSVVETARALLDQRQKEADNIERLVKNGISPSTQSDSARSALASARSQLEAAQADVDRLTVVAPFSGVIDQVLVEEGSWLPSGEAVAVLLQLDPVVALGEVSEREINLVSVGREADVRLISGEVVSGSVRHVSLEATPGTRTFPIEVAIPNPDNKVPAGMTAEIMIKSEAVTAVKLPRSVVTLDAAGNLGLRILKPDNTVGFVPIDLIDDSPEGLVLSGVPLDARIIVAGQDLVSDGESVNAVPADPDLIATATVRTAEPSR comes from the coding sequence ATGGCTATGCCAAGGTTTCACACCGTTGCCGCATTTGTTGTGCTCGCCGTTTCGGCAGCCTGGGTTCTGACCGGAGAGTTCTCCTCGATCGGCAGTGCTGCGCCGGACGCGTCCGAGGAAGCGGCCAGGACGGAGCAGGCTGCCGCCGCCGAGCCGGCGAAAATACTGCGCACCGTTGCGGTCATGGACGCCGATTTTATCGAGCACAACCGCATCATCCGGATCTCCGGGGTGACGGCGCCCGACAAGCGCTCGACGCTTGCCACCCGCAGCGCCGGTATTCTCGGCGAACTGAAAATCGAGAAGGGCGACAGGGTCGAGGCCGGCGATGTCGTGCTGGTGCTTGATGGCGAGGAGAAGCAATCGGTGGTGGAAACCGCCCGGGCGCTTCTGGACCAGCGCCAGAAGGAAGCCGACAATATCGAGCGGCTGGTCAAGAACGGCATTTCGCCCTCGACCCAGAGCGACAGCGCCCGCTCGGCGCTTGCTTCGGCGCGCTCGCAACTGGAAGCCGCCCAGGCCGATGTCGACCGGCTGACCGTGGTTGCGCCGTTTTCCGGCGTGATCGATCAGGTTCTGGTCGAGGAAGGCAGCTGGCTGCCCTCGGGCGAGGCGGTGGCGGTGCTGTTGCAGCTCGATCCGGTGGTGGCGCTGGGTGAAGTCAGCGAACGCGAGATCAATCTCGTCAGTGTCGGGCGCGAAGCCGATGTGCGCCTGATCAGCGGCGAAGTGGTCTCCGGATCGGTGCGCCATGTCAGCCTTGAAGCCACGCCGGGAACCCGCACCTTTCCGATCGAGGTCGCCATTCCCAATCCCGACAACAAGGTGCCTGCCGGTATGACGGCGGAAATCATGATCAAGTCGGAAGCGGTGACCGCGGTCAAGCTGCCGCGCTCGGTGGTCACCCTCGATGCGGCGGGCAATCTCGGCCTGCGCATCCTCAAGCCCGACAACACGGTCGGGTTCGTGCCGATCGACCTGATCGACGATTCGCCGGAGGGCCTGGTGCTCAGCGGCGTGCCGCTGGATGCCCGGATCATCGTCGCCGGCCAGGACCTGGTCAGTGACGGCGAAAGTGTCAATGCGGTGCCGGCCGATCCCGATCTGATTGCCACGGCCACCGTGCGCACGGCGGAGCCCTCGCGATGA
- a CDS encoding pyrroline-5-carboxylate reductase family protein, producing the protein MTETAPTIGIIGGSGMLGRAISLALLDRKVIAETDFWISNRSGSRAGFEQFPGIHVTSDNSQLADACEIIILSVPPGSASGISIDADNRLIVSVMAGVTLAELQALTGSSRIIRAMSSPAAELGLAYSPWVAGAQVDAADRALVTTILEACGGTDEIMEEAHLDHFTAMTGPVPGFVAFYAQCMIDYAVRSGIAPAIADRAVRQLFFASGAMLMHGKPTPSDHVQEMIDYAGTTAAGLISMQNSPIAEAIAEGLDAAVDRARNIR; encoded by the coding sequence ATGACGGAAACTGCGCCAACCATCGGCATCATCGGCGGCTCGGGCATGCTCGGCCGCGCCATCTCGCTGGCATTGCTGGATCGCAAGGTCATTGCGGAAACGGATTTCTGGATCTCCAACCGCAGTGGCAGCCGCGCCGGCTTCGAGCAGTTCCCGGGCATTCATGTCACCAGCGACAACAGCCAATTGGCCGACGCTTGCGAAATCATCATCCTTTCGGTGCCGCCCGGCTCTGCCTCCGGCATTTCCATCGATGCCGACAACCGGCTGATTGTCTCGGTGATGGCGGGCGTCACGCTCGCGGAGCTTCAGGCGCTCACCGGCTCCAGCCGCATCATCCGCGCCATGAGCAGCCCGGCCGCGGAACTGGGCCTCGCTTACAGCCCGTGGGTTGCCGGCGCGCAGGTTGACGCAGCCGACCGCGCTTTGGTCACCACGATCCTTGAAGCCTGCGGCGGCACCGACGAGATCATGGAGGAAGCCCATCTCGATCATTTCACCGCGATGACCGGGCCGGTGCCGGGTTTTGTCGCCTTTTATGCGCAATGCATGATCGATTATGCGGTCAGGTCCGGCATCGCGCCCGCCATCGCCGACCGCGCCGTGCGACAGCTGTTCTTCGCCTCCGGCGCCATGCTGATGCACGGCAAACCGACGCCGTCAGACCATGTGCAGGAGATGATCGATTATGCCGGCACCACCGCCGCCGGGCTGATCTCGATGCAGAATTCACCGATTGCCGAGGCGATTGCCGAAGGGCTCGACGCCGCCGTCGATCGCGCTCGAAACATCCGCTGA
- a CDS encoding DeoR/GlpR family DNA-binding transcription regulator, protein MYLAPRHSEIIELAKVEGRVLVDDLANRFEVTPQTIRKDLNDLCERQLLMRIHGGAVIPSGTQNMEYAQRGKIAAEEKETIGTAAAELIPDNASLFINIGTTTEAVSQALLRHGRLMVITNNINVANRMRTHPQFEVVIAGGVVRAADGGIVGEAAVDFIRQFKVDYAVIGASAIDHDGALLDYDFREVKVAQAIIANARQVILVADSTKFERTAPVRIGHLEQVDTFVTDRCPNDKIRNICREFDVELIETMAS, encoded by the coding sequence ATGTACCTTGCCCCGCGCCACTCTGAAATCATCGAACTTGCCAAGGTCGAGGGAAGGGTTCTGGTCGATGATCTGGCAAACCGGTTCGAGGTGACGCCACAGACCATCCGCAAGGATCTCAACGATCTGTGCGAACGGCAATTGCTGATGCGCATTCATGGCGGCGCGGTGATCCCGTCGGGCACGCAGAACATGGAATATGCCCAGCGCGGCAAGATCGCGGCGGAAGAGAAGGAAACCATCGGCACCGCCGCCGCCGAACTGATCCCCGACAATGCGTCGTTGTTCATCAATATCGGCACCACCACGGAAGCAGTCAGCCAGGCCCTGCTCAGGCATGGGCGGCTGATGGTGATCACCAACAACATCAATGTTGCCAACCGGATGCGCACCCATCCGCAATTCGAGGTGGTGATCGCCGGCGGCGTGGTGCGCGCCGCCGACGGCGGCATTGTCGGCGAGGCGGCGGTGGATTTCATCCGCCAGTTCAAGGTGGATTACGCGGTGATCGGCGCCTCGGCGATCGATCATGACGGCGCGCTGCTGGATTATGATTTTCGCGAGGTCAAGGTGGCCCAGGCGATCATTGCCAATGCCCGGCAAGTGATCCTGGTGGCCGACTCGACCAAGTTCGAGCGCACCGCGCCGGTGCGGATCGGGCATCTCGAACAGGTCGACACCTTCGTCACCGACCGCTGCCCGAATGACAAGATCAGAAACATCTGCCGCGAATTCGATGTCGAGCTGATCGAGACCATGGCGTCCTGA
- a CDS encoding DUF190 domain-containing protein: MHTFAKKQIQIICERPILKRVQRHLTEAGVKGFTVFPALSGSGSEGEWDREGMIGDAGQMVMVLVVLDPEDLDRVLADIFDVVSPQMGVITISDVAVVRSDRF; this comes from the coding sequence ATGCACACATTTGCAAAAAAGCAGATCCAGATCATCTGCGAACGGCCGATCCTCAAGCGCGTCCAGCGCCATCTCACCGAGGCCGGCGTCAAGGGATTCACCGTGTTTCCAGCCCTTTCGGGCTCCGGATCCGAGGGGGAATGGGACCGGGAAGGCATGATCGGTGATGCCGGTCAGATGGTGATGGTGCTGGTGGTGCTTGATCCTGAGGATCTCGACCGGGTGCTTGCCGACATCTTCGATGTGGTCAGTCCGCAGATGGGGGTGATCACCATCTCCGACGTCGCGGTGGTGCGGTCCGACCGGTTCTGA
- a CDS encoding sodium-dependent bicarbonate transport family permease, translated as MNEILALASANLLSPAVLFFALGFLGTMAGSQLTLPEAVAKTLSIYLMLAIGFKGGVAVAEHGLGIDILLALGAGVVLSALIPLVAFALLSVMARLDRVDRAAVAAHYGSISIVTFVAASEALRVAGLSFEGYLVAVAAVMETPAILVALYLAHAGGARPGANARSGARQEGLLSEVMLNSSVVVLIGSFVIGFLTGPKGLADIGPFIVDPFKGVLCLFLLDMGAVAGRGIRSGWKHMSPGLVLFGLVMPYVGAVFALGAGLAIGLSTGGVAILMVLGASASYIAVPAALRLALPEARPSIYLTLSLGITFPMNLTIGIPAYIALARLANG; from the coding sequence ATGAACGAGATTCTGGCTCTGGCGAGCGCCAACCTTTTGTCACCGGCGGTGCTGTTTTTTGCTCTCGGCTTTCTGGGCACGATGGCCGGCTCGCAGCTGACGTTGCCCGAAGCGGTGGCCAAGACGCTGTCGATCTATCTGATGCTGGCGATCGGCTTCAAGGGCGGGGTTGCGGTGGCCGAGCACGGGCTCGGGATCGACATTCTGCTGGCGCTCGGGGCGGGGGTCGTGCTTTCGGCGCTGATACCGCTAGTGGCCTTTGCGCTGTTGAGCGTGATGGCGCGGCTCGACCGGGTCGACCGCGCTGCCGTGGCTGCGCATTACGGCTCGATCTCGATTGTCACCTTTGTCGCAGCCAGCGAGGCGCTGCGGGTCGCAGGCCTGTCGTTCGAGGGCTATCTGGTGGCGGTTGCCGCGGTGATGGAAACGCCGGCGATTCTGGTGGCGCTTTATCTGGCCCATGCCGGCGGCGCGCGCCCGGGCGCAAATGCCCGGTCCGGCGCACGCCAGGAAGGGCTGCTGTCGGAGGTGATGCTGAACTCCTCCGTCGTGGTGCTGATCGGTTCCTTCGTGATCGGTTTCCTGACCGGCCCGAAGGGGCTTGCCGATATCGGCCCCTTCATCGTCGATCCGTTCAAGGGCGTGTTGTGCCTGTTCCTGCTCGACATGGGCGCGGTCGCCGGGCGTGGTATTCGCTCCGGCTGGAAGCACATGAGCCCGGGGCTGGTGCTGTTCGGACTGGTGATGCCCTATGTCGGGGCGGTGTTCGCGCTTGGCGCCGGTCTTGCCATCGGCCTGTCGACGGGTGGTGTGGCGATCCTGATGGTTCTGGGCGCTTCGGCGTCCTATATCGCCGTGCCTGCGGCCTTGCGGCTTGCGCTTCCCGAGGCAAGGCCCTCGATCTATCTGACCCTGTCGCTGGGGATCACATTCCCGATGAACCTGACCATCGGCATTCCTGCCTATATTGCGCTGGCGCGGCTGGCGAACGGATAA
- the pcaQ gene encoding pca operon transcription factor PcaQ produces MDISRRIKIRHLEAFVEVARQKSVGRAAITLSLTQPAVTRTIRELEQIVGAALIERDGRGIRLSHQGEVFLSHAGSGLAAVRGGIAALANVATASGPPVRIGALPTVSATIMPGAVADFLASGLKSPLRVSTGENRVLLDQLRKGDLDLVMGRMPAPENMASLRFEPLYRDRVVFIVAGAHPLSGQRQVAADILAQHPVLVPPAGSIIHPFVERVMLEQGMARPVQAVETVSDSFGRAFLRASNAIWIISRGVVAAEIASGEFVELPIDTSSTMGAVGLITREGDRQHDAAVFFADILRRRTAQN; encoded by the coding sequence ATGGATATCTCTCGGCGCATCAAGATCCGGCATCTGGAAGCCTTTGTCGAAGTGGCCCGGCAAAAGAGCGTCGGCCGCGCGGCCATCACCTTGTCGCTGACCCAGCCGGCGGTGACGCGGACCATCCGTGAACTCGAGCAGATCGTCGGCGCGGCGCTGATCGAACGCGATGGCCGCGGCATCAGGCTGTCGCATCAGGGCGAGGTGTTTCTGTCCCATGCCGGATCCGGGCTTGCGGCGGTGCGTGGCGGGATCGCGGCGCTTGCCAATGTGGCCACCGCATCGGGGCCGCCGGTGCGTATCGGTGCGCTGCCGACGGTGTCGGCCACGATCATGCCCGGTGCGGTGGCGGATTTCCTGGCGTCGGGACTGAAAAGCCCGCTCCGGGTCAGCACCGGCGAAAACCGTGTGTTGCTTGATCAGTTGCGCAAGGGCGATCTGGATCTGGTGATGGGCCGGATGCCGGCGCCGGAAAACATGGCAAGCCTGAGATTCGAGCCGCTCTACCGCGACCGGGTGGTGTTCATCGTCGCCGGGGCCCACCCCCTGTCGGGTCAGCGCCAGGTCGCCGCCGACATTCTGGCGCAGCATCCGGTGCTGGTGCCGCCGGCGGGGTCGATCATCCATCCCTTTGTCGAGCGGGTGATGCTGGAACAGGGCATGGCGCGCCCGGTGCAGGCGGTGGAAACCGTGTCGGACAGTTTCGGCCGCGCCTTTTTGCGCGCGTCCAACGCGATCTGGATCATCTCGCGCGGCGTGGTGGCGGCGGAAATCGCATCGGGCGAATTTGTCGAACTGCCGATCGACACCAGTTCGACCATGGGCGCCGTCGGGCTGATCACCCGTGAGGGCGACCGGCAGCATGATGCAGCTGTGTTTTTCGCCGATATTCTCAGGCGGCGCACGGCGCAGAACTGA
- the pcaC gene encoding 4-carboxymuconolactone decarboxylase: MAETKSIGEKTRRSVLGDAHVDRSIAAKTAFDAPFQDLITVSAWEGLWSRPNWSKRDRSIVTIALLAALGHEEEVAMHVRATVNTGATEDDIREALMHVAIYAGVPAANTAFRIAKRTLAEMKAEQGGAST; the protein is encoded by the coding sequence ATGGCCGAGACCAAGTCCATTGGCGAGAAAACACGACGCAGCGTTTTGGGCGATGCCCATGTCGACCGGTCGATCGCCGCCAAGACCGCCTTCGATGCTCCGTTTCAGGATCTGATCACCGTAAGCGCCTGGGAAGGCCTGTGGTCGCGGCCGAACTGGAGCAAGCGCGACCGTTCCATCGTCACCATCGCGCTGCTGGCAGCGCTTGGCCACGAGGAAGAGGTCGCCATGCATGTCCGTGCAACGGTCAACACCGGCGCCACCGAGGATGACATCCGCGAGGCGCTGATGCATGTGGCGATCTATGCCGGGGTGCCCGCCGCCAACACCGCCTTTCGCATTGCCAAACGGACCCTGGCCGAAATGAAGGCAGAACAGGGAGGAGCCAGCACATGA
- the pcaH gene encoding protocatechuate 3,4-dioxygenase subunit beta: MKNSQPSVANYFTRDRAWHPQAYAPGYKSSVLRAPTRALIAFGNSLSETSGPAFGHDIIGPLDNDMILNFAQPGESAIGERIMVQGRVLDERGQPVPGVLLEFWQANAGGRYRHKKDGYLAPLDPNFGGCGRTISGGDGTYAFRTVRPGPYPWPNGPNDWRPAHIHISVFGHGFAQRLITQMYFQGDPLIPICPIVRTINDPKAIEQLTARLDMNASAPMDALAYRFDIILRGSRSTLFENRLEGN, encoded by the coding sequence ATGAAGAACAGCCAGCCATCCGTCGCCAACTATTTCACCCGGGACCGGGCCTGGCATCCGCAAGCCTATGCGCCAGGCTACAAGTCATCGGTGCTGCGCGCCCCGACACGTGCATTGATTGCCTTCGGCAATTCCCTGTCGGAAACATCGGGCCCGGCCTTTGGCCATGACATCATCGGTCCGCTCGACAATGACATGATCCTCAATTTCGCCCAGCCGGGCGAGAGCGCCATCGGCGAACGCATCATGGTCCAGGGCCGGGTGCTAGATGAGCGCGGCCAGCCGGTGCCCGGCGTGTTGCTCGAATTCTGGCAGGCCAATGCCGGCGGCCGCTACCGTCACAAGAAGGATGGCTATCTGGCGCCGCTGGACCCGAATTTCGGCGGCTGCGGCCGCACCATTTCAGGCGGCGACGGGACTTACGCCTTTCGCACCGTCCGCCCCGGCCCCTACCCCTGGCCCAATGGCCCGAATGACTGGCGCCCGGCCCATATCCACATTTCGGTCTTCGGCCATGGCTTCGCCCAGCGGCTGATCACCCAGATGTATTTCCAGGGCGATCCGCTGATCCCGATCTGCCCGATCGTGCGCACCATCAACGATCCCAAGGCGATCGAGCAGTTGACCGCGCGGCTCGACATGAATGCATCCGCGCCGATGGATGCGCTGGCTTACCGCTTCGACATCATCCTGCGCGGCAGCCGCTCGACGCTGTTTGAAAACCGGCTGGAGGGCAATTGA
- the pcaG gene encoding protocatechuate 3,4-dioxygenase subunit alpha, whose translation MTHPTDTPLYPFKESPSQTAGPYVHIGLTPNFCGISGVYDADLGTAMVDDRTKGERITLQGRVIDGAGNPLTDALVEIWQADADGRYPDGREPGFSGWGRAPADAKTGMFRFDTIKPGRVSYPDGRMQAPHINIWIVARGINLGLNSRIYFEDEAEANAADPVLLRMDLQERAGSLIAKGGGGSYSHDIHLQGPQETVFFDI comes from the coding sequence ATGACACACCCGACCGACACGCCGCTCTATCCGTTCAAGGAATCCCCGTCCCAGACCGCCGGCCCTTATGTCCATATCGGCCTGACACCGAATTTCTGCGGCATCTCCGGGGTCTATGACGCCGATCTCGGCACCGCCATGGTCGATGACAGGACCAAGGGCGAGCGGATCACGCTGCAAGGCAGGGTCATTGACGGCGCCGGCAATCCGCTCACCGATGCGCTTGTCGAGATCTGGCAGGCCGATGCGGACGGACGCTATCCCGACGGCAGAGAGCCCGGATTTTCCGGCTGGGGCCGCGCGCCCGCCGATGCCAAAACCGGCATGTTCCGCTTCGACACCATCAAGCCCGGCCGGGTCTCCTATCCCGACGGCCGCATGCAGGCGCCGCATATCAACATCTGGATCGTCGCCCGCGGCATCAATCTGGGCCTTAACAGCCGGATCTATTTCGAGGACGAGGCCGAGGCCAATGCTGCCGATCCGGTGTTGTTGCGCATGGACCTGCAGGAGCGCGCAGGCTCGCTGATCGCCAAGGGCGGCGGCGGCAGCTACAGCCACGACATTCACCTGCAGGGACCGCAGGAAACCGTGTTTTTCGATATCTGA